The Trichomycterus rosablanca isolate fTriRos1 chromosome 22, fTriRos1.hap1, whole genome shotgun sequence genome has a window encoding:
- the tbc1d16 gene encoding TBC1 domain family member 16: MSFGRLLRRASSKASDLLTFNVGSVGSRPLQDGEIIFSKNNVCVHPAEPLPGLPEHHPGYLCVHLEKDETLGSTLILTWVPNSRIQRQDEEALRYITPESSPVRRNPRRRRARPAQTRPPPPAPEEDEDEEEAQEAALQNQEEGDEGSCELSADEVSRDSTLGSDSDTFSSPFCLSPVSEALAESTSSVFLDSESREMCDESMTHSASSASSLDSHALSESSQSQGGRWEEYQKVLALEQLCGVFRVDLGHMRSLRLFFSDEACTSGQLVIASRESQYKILHFHHAGLDKLAEVFQQWKCCRETQMKDQVTDEKSCMQFSIRRPTLPSTETHPEERLYRRLDVNSWLRHLNHNGQVEEEYKLRKVIFFGGIDPSIRGEVWPFLLHYYSYDSTSEEREAWRIQKRAEYQEIQQRRLSMSPEEHSEFWRKVQFTVDKDVVRTDRSNMFFRGENNPNVEIMRRILLNYAVYNPEMGYCQGMSDLVAPLLTEIQDESDTFWCFVGLMENTIFISSPRDEDMEQQLMYLRELLRLMLPRFHQHLKRLGEDGLQLLFCHRWVLLCFKREFPDTEALRMWEACWAHYQTDYFHLFLCVAIIVLYGDDVTEQQLETDQMLLHFSNLSMHMNGELVLRKARSLLYQFRLLPRIPCSLHDLCKLCGPGMWDSRYIPTIECSGEHPDSQGCPYGGTGGPHHELSLGQTDERKRGSKRHDIFNFRKQS; encoded by the exons ATGTCATTCGGTCGACTCCTGCGCCGTGCTTCATCCAAAGCCTCTGACCTCTTGACCTTTAATGTAGGGTCGGTAGGGTCACGCCCTCTGCAGGACGGAGAGATCATTTTCTCCAAAAACAACGTGTGCGTGCACCCAGCCGAGCCCCTGCCCGGCCTGCCCGAGCATCACCCAG GATACCTGTGTGTCCACCTGGAGAAGGATGAGACCCTGGGCTCCACGCTCATCCTCACCTGGGTGCCGAACTCACGCATCCAGAGGCAGGATGAAGAGGCCCTGCGTTACATCACCCCCGAGAGCTCGCCCGTGCGACGCAACCCTCGGCGCAGACGTGCCCGTCCGGCACAGACTCGCCCCCCGCCACCCGCACCAGAGGAGGACGAGGATGAAGAGGAGGCACAGGAGGCAGCCCTGCAGAATCAGGAGGAGGGCGACGAGGGGTCGTGTGAGCTGTCCGCCGATGAGGTGAGCCGCGACAGCACGCTGGGCTCCGACTCGGACACCTTCTCTTCGCCGTTCTGTCTGTCGCCTGTTAGCGAGGCCCTGGCCGAGAGTACCAGCTCTGTCTTCCTGGACAGTGAGAGCAG AGAAATGTGTGACGAGTCCATGACCCACTCGGCCAGCTCCGCGTCCAGCCTGGACAGCCACGCCCTCTCGGAAAGCAGCCAGTCGCAGGGTGGACGATGGGAGGAGTATCAGAAGGTTCTGGCTCTGGAGCAGCTGTGTGGGGTGTTCAGGGTGGACCTGGGTCACATGAGGTCACTGCGTCTCTTCTTCAG TGATGAGGCGTGCACGAGTGGTCAGCTGGTTATCGCAAGTCGAGAGAGTCAGTACAAGATCCTGCACTTCCACCACGCCGGCCTGGACAAACTGGCCGAAGTCTTTCAGCAGTGGAAGTGCTGCCGCGAGACGCAGATGAAGGACCAG GTGACGGACGAGAAGTCGTGTATGCAGTTCTCCATCCGCAGGCCCACTCTTCCTTCCACAGAGACCCACCCCGAGGAACGGCTCTACCGCAGACTGGACGTTAATTCCTGGCTTCGCCACCTTAACCACAACGGTCAGGTGGAGGAGGAGTACAAGCTCAGGAAG GTTATCTTCTTCGGGGGAATCGACCCATCTATACGCGGGGAGGTGTGGCCTTTTCTGTTACACTACTACAGCTACGACTCGACCTCAGAGGAACGCGAGGCCTGGAGGATCCAAAAACGTGCCGAATACCAAGAGATCCAGCAGAGGAG GTTGTCCATGAGTCCTGAGGAGCACAGTGAGTTCTGGAGGAAGGTTCAGTTCACGGTGGATAAGGACGTCGTGAGGACTGACAGAAGCAACATGTTCTTTAGAGGAGAGAACAACCCTAATGTGGAGATCATGAG ACGGATTCTGTTAAACTATGCAGTCTATAACCCGGAGATGGGCTACTGCCAGGGCATGTCTGACCTGGTGGCTCCTCTGCTAACGGAGATTCAGGATGAGAGTGACACTTTCTGGTGCTTCGTGGGTTTGATGGAGAACACCATCTTCATCAGCTCCCCCAGAGACGAGGATATGGAGCAGCAGCTG ATGTATTTACGGGAACTGTTGCGCTTGATGCTGCCGCGGTTTCACCAGCACCTGAAACGTCTGGGTGAGGACGGCCTTCAGCTGCTCTTCTGTCATCGCTGGGTCTTGCTATGCTTCAAGCGCGAGTTCCCAGACACTGAAGCGCTGCGCATGTGGGAGGCGTGCTGGGCTCATTATCAG acgGACTACTTTCATCTCTTTCTCTGCGTGGCTATCATCGTGCTCTATGGTGACGATGTCACAGAGCAACAGCTAGAAACAGATCAGATGCTGCTACACTTTAGTAACCTCTCCATGCACATGAACGGAGAACTGGTGCTTAGAAAG GCGCGGAGTCTACTTTATCAATTCCGCCTGCTTCCCAGGATCCCTTGCAGTCTGCACGACCTGTGCAAGCTGTGCGGGCCCGGGATGTGGGACAGCCGCTACATCCCGACCATAGAATGTTCCGGAGAGCATCCGGACTCGCAGGGTTGCCCCTACGGAGGCACGGGCGGCCCACATCATGAACTCTCGCTCGGCCAGACCGACGAGAGAAAGCGAGGCTCCAAAAGACACGACATCTTTAACTTTCGCAAGCAGTCCTGA